Proteins encoded together in one Planctopirus ephydatiae window:
- a CDS encoding NAD-dependent malic enzyme, whose amino-acid sequence MSSDVPPVPSPGVGHSFPFRVISDPAFNKGTAFSIEERDRYGLHGLLPPHIESLDEQVQRVYEAYQRKDDDLERHIYLRALQDTNEVLFYRLLLEHIEEMLPMVYTPVVGQACQLFSHIYRRPRGLFISYPMRDSIGALLRSRPYSDVDVIVVTDGERILGIGDQGAGGLGIPIGKLSLYTLIGGIRPERTLPIVLDVGTNNAERLKDPEYIGWRHERISGQAYFDFIDQFVKAVQQELPQVCLQWEDFATPHARPILERYASKLLTFNDDIQGTAAVALGAVMGAVGVTGKPLREQQIVFLGAGSAAVGVADYLRAALVQDGLSEAEARQRFWMVDKDGLLSSDRRDLSPEQQVYAQDSANLVNWPKTAHGAIGLADVIQQVQATILIGLSTVGGAFKEPIIREMASKVDRPVILPLSNPTSRSEACPEDLLRWTNGRALVATGSPYAPVVWDGRTIPIAQCNNVFIFPAVGLGVVASKATRVTDGMMLAAARALGEHSPALKDAADSLLPPLSEVRSVARAIAEAVGMEAQRAGVAPITTRPELVARIEASQWLPEYGPVAD is encoded by the coding sequence ATGTCGAGTGACGTGCCACCTGTGCCATCTCCAGGAGTGGGTCATTCCTTCCCATTTCGGGTAATCAGTGATCCCGCCTTCAATAAAGGAACTGCGTTCAGTATCGAGGAGCGAGATCGCTACGGGCTGCATGGCCTGCTCCCTCCGCATATCGAAAGTCTCGACGAACAGGTTCAGCGGGTGTACGAGGCCTACCAGCGGAAAGACGATGATCTCGAACGGCATATTTACCTTCGGGCACTGCAGGATACGAACGAGGTGCTATTTTACAGGCTGCTGCTGGAGCATATTGAAGAGATGCTCCCAATGGTCTACACGCCTGTAGTCGGGCAGGCCTGTCAGCTTTTCAGCCATATCTATCGCCGACCGCGAGGATTGTTTATTTCGTATCCGATGCGAGATTCGATTGGCGCGCTCCTTCGCAGCAGGCCTTACTCGGATGTAGACGTCATTGTGGTGACGGATGGAGAACGAATTCTCGGGATCGGTGATCAAGGGGCGGGCGGGCTGGGGATTCCCATCGGAAAGCTTTCGCTCTACACGCTGATTGGTGGAATTCGCCCTGAGCGGACATTGCCCATCGTGCTTGATGTGGGCACGAACAATGCCGAGCGACTCAAGGATCCGGAGTACATTGGCTGGCGACACGAACGCATCTCGGGACAGGCGTATTTCGACTTTATTGATCAGTTCGTCAAAGCGGTTCAACAGGAGTTGCCTCAGGTTTGCCTGCAATGGGAAGACTTTGCGACCCCGCATGCGAGGCCTATTCTTGAGCGATATGCCAGCAAGTTGCTGACGTTCAATGACGATATCCAGGGAACAGCCGCTGTGGCTCTGGGGGCTGTGATGGGGGCTGTGGGCGTCACAGGAAAACCATTGCGTGAGCAACAGATCGTGTTTCTCGGTGCAGGTTCGGCAGCCGTGGGTGTGGCCGATTATCTGCGGGCGGCTTTAGTGCAGGACGGATTATCGGAAGCCGAAGCCCGGCAGCGGTTCTGGATGGTCGATAAAGATGGGCTGTTGAGCTCTGATCGGCGCGACCTTTCACCCGAACAACAGGTATATGCTCAGGATTCCGCAAACTTGGTCAATTGGCCAAAAACAGCCCATGGTGCCATCGGTCTGGCCGATGTGATTCAGCAGGTTCAGGCGACGATTCTGATTGGTCTTTCCACTGTGGGTGGAGCGTTTAAGGAACCGATCATTCGCGAGATGGCGAGCAAGGTGGATCGCCCTGTGATTCTACCACTCTCGAATCCCACGTCGCGTTCCGAAGCCTGCCCGGAAGATTTGCTCCGTTGGACAAATGGCCGGGCTCTGGTAGCAACGGGTTCACCTTATGCCCCAGTTGTGTGGGATGGGCGGACAATTCCAATTGCCCAGTGCAATAATGTGTTCATTTTTCCTGCGGTTGGGCTGGGAGTTGTGGCCTCAAAAGCCACGCGGGTTACCGACGGGATGATGCTCGCGGCAGCGCGGGCACTGGGCGAACATTCGCCAGCACTTAAAGACGCTGCAGACTCGCTCCTCCCGCCACTTTCCGAAGTACGATCAGTCGCCCGTGCTATTGCCGAAGCCGTCGGAATGGAAGCACAACGGGCTGGTGTGGCCCCCATAACAACCAGACCTGAACTCGTTGCCCGAATTGAAGCCAGTCAATGGCTGCCGGAATATGGGCCTGTCGCTGACTGA
- a CDS encoding LysM peptidoglycan-binding domain-containing protein produces MARETKVGLVLVVVLACGFGLLLYKRLQHPQITVAQATEGASTEISADDIKAEIQLASGNAVPSSSSPESKPATTLPSSLENELLDLKNDPVASPEANSKSSARSLPSLPTDLDDMAFPAETPPAAVAASTPKSTAVDADPFADLDLPANQAAGSKLLDNATTSPATTASGNTSKAVETDPFALDLPDLTPRKPSPAAITSSDNAELTLPAGNLEPLQNKPISSEKMTTSSPANEDPFALKSPAGDMEKAAAKTTSLGNELSLPPAKNQPSVPQDDPFSMPVEIPANDASLQTDSQAKVVESFELPVQVEPKRSATSFPVNEPAQPTTQETSRAVPELGFAELEQPSAKAKTPSPAVIDEFGFDNPTSQKEPAKPALPLDLDSDPFGGSTTTPGPKPVERPASNIPSQPVNNSPANDLDAFSFETPAASTGGLKQPAPAGLPMADNKPAPQESPFPDQLSIPAPNTQNSVNLSLDPGSTTPPSQRYTVEPSDNFWSISRKVYGSGRYFNALASHNAKAVPRPEAMKPGTTIEIPPVEFLEQKYGFSTSREVSEAARNSAPSEGTNEAPASGFFIDPAGVPMYKVSDQDTMSGIARAHLGRSSRWIQILELNRDKLQDGNTIAVGTILRLPPDASQVQVMNTSPGTRN; encoded by the coding sequence ATGGCCCGAGAAACCAAAGTCGGACTGGTGCTGGTGGTTGTGCTGGCCTGCGGCTTTGGCTTGCTGCTCTACAAACGGCTGCAACACCCACAAATTACTGTCGCGCAAGCCACAGAAGGTGCCTCAACAGAAATCAGTGCTGACGATATCAAGGCTGAGATTCAGCTCGCTTCCGGCAACGCAGTACCTTCGTCATCCAGTCCTGAGAGCAAGCCAGCCACGACGCTTCCATCGAGCCTGGAGAACGAACTGCTCGATCTCAAAAACGATCCTGTCGCATCTCCTGAGGCTAACTCGAAGTCGTCTGCAAGAAGTCTCCCGAGCTTGCCGACAGACCTCGATGATATGGCGTTTCCAGCGGAAACACCTCCCGCTGCAGTGGCGGCTTCCACGCCAAAATCGACGGCTGTCGATGCTGATCCTTTCGCAGACCTGGACTTGCCTGCCAATCAGGCTGCGGGATCAAAGCTACTGGATAACGCGACAACATCTCCCGCGACCACAGCAAGTGGAAATACCTCGAAGGCCGTGGAGACCGACCCCTTCGCCTTGGATCTTCCAGATTTAACACCCAGAAAGCCATCACCTGCAGCAATCACTTCCTCTGATAATGCAGAATTGACTTTACCTGCTGGCAATCTTGAGCCCCTCCAGAACAAACCAATTTCTTCTGAAAAGATGACCACAAGTTCGCCTGCAAATGAAGATCCATTTGCCCTCAAATCTCCTGCTGGTGACATGGAGAAGGCCGCTGCAAAGACCACTTCTCTTGGTAACGAACTGTCTTTACCTCCCGCAAAAAATCAGCCATCGGTGCCTCAGGATGATCCGTTTTCCATGCCCGTCGAGATCCCTGCGAACGATGCAAGTCTCCAGACAGACAGCCAGGCGAAAGTGGTCGAATCCTTTGAGCTGCCTGTCCAGGTGGAACCCAAGCGATCTGCCACCAGCTTTCCTGTGAATGAGCCTGCACAGCCAACAACTCAAGAGACATCCCGGGCTGTACCAGAACTTGGATTTGCAGAACTCGAGCAACCTTCCGCTAAAGCGAAAACTCCATCTCCGGCAGTCATCGACGAATTTGGGTTCGATAATCCTACTTCTCAGAAGGAGCCAGCCAAGCCGGCATTGCCACTCGATCTCGATAGCGATCCCTTTGGCGGCAGTACCACAACACCCGGACCAAAGCCGGTAGAGAGACCTGCATCAAACATCCCCTCACAGCCAGTGAACAATTCTCCTGCGAATGATCTCGATGCTTTCAGTTTTGAAACGCCGGCCGCTTCGACCGGTGGTCTGAAACAACCTGCCCCTGCTGGATTGCCGATGGCGGACAACAAACCCGCTCCACAGGAGTCACCGTTTCCAGATCAGCTTTCGATACCCGCACCCAATACTCAAAACTCAGTGAATTTGAGCCTTGATCCAGGTTCTACAACCCCTCCCAGCCAACGCTACACCGTCGAACCCAGTGATAACTTCTGGAGTATTTCGCGAAAGGTCTATGGCAGCGGACGCTACTTCAATGCTCTTGCCTCTCATAATGCCAAGGCGGTTCCTCGTCCCGAAGCTATGAAACCCGGAACGACTATCGAGATTCCTCCAGTTGAATTTCTTGAGCAGAAATATGGATTCTCGACCTCTCGCGAAGTCAGTGAAGCCGCACGTAACAGTGCTCCATCAGAAGGAACGAATGAAGCACCTGCCAGTGGTTTCTTCATCGACCCGGCAGGTGTTCCTATGTACAAAGTCAGCGATCAGGACACGATGAGCGGCATTGCCAGAGCACATCTGGGCCGCTCTTCTCGCTGGATCCAGATTCTCGAACTCAACCGGGATAAGCTTCAAGACGGAAATACCATTGCCGTCGGCACAATTTTGCGACTTCCACCCGATGCCAGCCAGGTTCAAGTGATGAACACGTCGCCGGGCACCCGAAACTAA
- a CDS encoding peptidoglycan D,D-transpeptidase FtsI family protein, whose product MSFSSLIARVRNTCQNWLFHATHRCSELWPFIHQLSDRWSQLPLVQSLRRAIIQRWFPKYEISNSKPSSQTLSSTGTLQSQPTPEHWEWFTFPGRFWKENVPKLAGARLILAAGSIARWIWKGCTSSRMRQAMELSTEPLTSPRDSVNPAASYPWLTSRSMEQRMLIASLGALVVSVVLAGRLIQLQVLEQDDFSRTASGQRIFRQTVPARPGDIFDSSGRILATTVTTQSFYLVPSLIDEPDSFASKVASVLQLDPQKLSQKIRNSSKSQFLWIKRRLDPSEVISIRELKLPRDQWGFREEYRRVYPQGLIAAHVLGLRNIDGIGQGGIEESQESILAGQPGYETLLRDARGRVLEIEPTSTLPMSPGESVTLTIDTVIQLQTERVLDEVMTQWQPSSVCAIAMDPHTGEILSMASRPTFDPNEPELAGSDSWKNRAIADIYEPGSTFKPLIVAYGLEAGLIQKDQVFDCERGQYRMGRRVLHDTHAYGSLSLTDVLVKSSNIGMAKVGELLGNAELFESAQRFGIGRRTGIELTGELPGLLRPLSLWNSYSTGSIPMGHELAATPLQMIAAHAAIANGGVWRSPTIIKAPRESRTQVSQQVISSDVSRWMVSEPLREVVTRGTGKKAQLADYEVFGKTGTAQVLLASGGYSHGKYVSSFICGAPIDKPRAIVLVVVNEASVGGEAFGGKVAAPAAAEILKHTLRHLSKDLRWAASPVKNHPTR is encoded by the coding sequence ATGAGCTTCTCCTCGTTGATCGCTCGCGTCAGGAACACCTGCCAGAATTGGCTGTTCCACGCGACCCATCGATGCAGCGAACTCTGGCCTTTCATTCACCAGTTATCTGACCGCTGGTCACAATTACCACTCGTTCAATCCCTGCGCAGGGCAATCATTCAGCGCTGGTTTCCCAAGTACGAAATCAGCAACTCGAAACCATCCTCTCAAACCCTCAGTTCGACAGGAACTCTTCAATCTCAACCAACTCCCGAACACTGGGAATGGTTCACTTTTCCCGGGAGATTCTGGAAGGAAAACGTTCCAAAACTTGCGGGAGCCCGATTGATTCTCGCCGCTGGCTCCATTGCGAGATGGATCTGGAAAGGCTGCACATCGAGCCGTATGCGGCAAGCGATGGAGCTCTCAACGGAGCCGCTGACTTCCCCCAGGGATTCAGTCAACCCAGCAGCATCCTATCCGTGGCTCACATCTCGTTCGATGGAGCAGCGGATGTTGATTGCCAGCCTGGGTGCTCTGGTCGTGAGTGTGGTTTTGGCCGGGCGGTTGATCCAGCTCCAGGTTCTTGAGCAGGATGATTTTTCACGAACAGCCTCGGGACAGCGAATCTTTCGACAGACAGTCCCAGCCAGACCAGGGGATATTTTTGATTCTTCGGGGCGGATTCTTGCAACAACTGTCACCACACAAAGTTTTTATCTGGTTCCCAGCCTGATTGATGAACCAGATTCGTTCGCATCAAAAGTCGCGAGTGTTCTCCAGCTCGATCCACAAAAGCTCTCTCAAAAAATCAGGAACTCGTCGAAGTCTCAGTTTCTCTGGATTAAACGACGGCTGGACCCCAGCGAAGTCATATCGATCCGCGAATTAAAATTACCGCGCGATCAATGGGGATTCCGCGAAGAATATCGCCGGGTCTATCCACAAGGACTAATTGCAGCCCATGTGCTGGGCTTACGGAACATCGACGGGATCGGGCAGGGCGGCATCGAAGAATCTCAGGAATCGATTCTGGCTGGTCAACCTGGTTACGAGACCTTACTGAGAGATGCCCGGGGAAGAGTGCTTGAAATCGAGCCGACCTCGACCTTGCCGATGAGCCCGGGCGAATCTGTCACCCTCACGATTGATACTGTCATCCAGCTCCAGACCGAACGTGTTCTGGATGAGGTCATGACTCAGTGGCAACCCAGCAGTGTCTGCGCTATTGCGATGGATCCCCACACAGGCGAAATCCTATCGATGGCTTCTAGACCCACTTTTGACCCCAATGAACCGGAGCTGGCCGGCAGTGATTCGTGGAAGAACCGGGCTATTGCCGATATCTACGAACCTGGATCGACGTTCAAACCTCTCATTGTGGCTTATGGCCTCGAAGCGGGTCTGATTCAAAAAGACCAGGTCTTCGATTGCGAGCGTGGTCAGTATCGGATGGGACGACGAGTCTTGCATGATACCCATGCCTATGGCTCATTGAGCCTGACAGATGTGCTCGTGAAATCCAGTAATATCGGCATGGCCAAAGTTGGTGAACTGCTGGGAAATGCAGAGCTTTTTGAGTCTGCACAACGTTTTGGAATTGGCCGCCGCACAGGCATTGAGTTAACCGGCGAATTACCAGGGCTGTTGCGACCGCTGTCTCTGTGGAACAGTTACTCGACAGGCTCCATTCCTATGGGTCATGAACTGGCAGCGACTCCATTGCAGATGATCGCAGCCCACGCTGCGATCGCGAATGGTGGTGTCTGGCGCAGCCCGACAATCATCAAGGCCCCTCGCGAGAGCCGGACTCAAGTTTCCCAGCAGGTGATTTCCAGCGATGTCTCTCGATGGATGGTCAGTGAACCGCTGCGCGAAGTGGTTACTCGTGGAACTGGCAAAAAAGCTCAACTGGCAGATTACGAAGTGTTCGGCAAAACCGGTACAGCCCAGGTCTTATTGGCCTCTGGTGGCTATTCTCACGGCAAGTATGTGAGTTCCTTCATTTGTGGTGCACCCATCGACAAGCCTCGGGCCATTGTCCTCGTGGTCGTCAACGAAGCCAGTGTGGGTGGTGAAGCCTTTGGTGGCAAAGTGGCTGCTCCTGCGGCTGCAGAAATTCTGAAACATACTTTAAGGCATCTTTCGAAAGATCTTCGCTGGGCAGCATCACCAGTAAAGAACCATCCCACCAGATAA
- a CDS encoding metallophosphoesterase family protein, giving the protein MDASQLPTSSSFNVNRRVFLEGLSIGAIATAGIVSTDVLTMTHEVHAAENQPPSNADATATSPPRILVGAPVLQCPAADGMSVVWQVSGNATGWVEYGTTKELGQIVRPGGYGLNSLDSPVLSARLEGLPKAATIYYRVAAAPIDFQNAYKIVRGETEYSEIYEFRLPDPDAKNFRWCVINDTHEVDQTLNVALGKVDELQPELMVWNGDIFNDIRSEKQLVNQTLQPAGRAYATTRPVMFVSGNHDVRGVLARRLEECMLSRPENSHLGRCFALRCGPVALIGLDTGEDKPDSHPVYAGLAQFEPYREAQGAWLAKVLTQPEIASAPYLVVHCHIPLFGNRRKDSVEGQMEFARFCEQGQKFWLPHLEKAKAQLVISGHTHKHRFMPAENGQAMAQLIGGSPNLPLATVILGEATSERLQVTALQMDGQTLGTWTFPPRNPA; this is encoded by the coding sequence ATGGACGCTTCTCAATTACCAACATCGAGCAGTTTCAATGTCAATCGCCGCGTGTTTCTCGAAGGGCTGTCGATCGGTGCCATCGCGACAGCGGGAATCGTGTCTACTGACGTCTTGACGATGACGCATGAAGTTCATGCAGCTGAGAATCAACCGCCATCGAACGCCGATGCCACTGCAACGTCACCACCCAGGATTCTTGTGGGCGCTCCCGTTCTGCAATGTCCGGCAGCTGACGGAATGAGTGTCGTATGGCAAGTCTCCGGGAATGCGACCGGCTGGGTCGAGTATGGGACGACGAAAGAACTGGGCCAGATTGTGAGACCGGGAGGGTATGGCCTCAACTCATTGGATTCTCCCGTGCTGTCTGCCCGGTTGGAAGGTTTGCCTAAAGCCGCCACGATTTACTATCGGGTAGCCGCTGCTCCGATTGATTTTCAGAATGCTTATAAGATCGTGCGAGGTGAGACAGAATACAGTGAAATTTACGAGTTTCGGTTACCCGATCCAGATGCGAAGAACTTCCGCTGGTGTGTGATAAACGATACGCACGAGGTCGATCAGACCTTGAACGTCGCACTCGGTAAAGTCGATGAACTGCAGCCCGAGCTGATGGTCTGGAATGGGGACATTTTCAACGATATTCGCTCCGAGAAACAGTTGGTCAATCAGACGTTGCAGCCAGCGGGCCGAGCTTATGCAACCACCCGGCCTGTGATGTTCGTGAGTGGCAATCATGATGTGCGAGGTGTGCTGGCCCGCCGGTTGGAAGAATGCATGCTTTCGCGGCCCGAGAACAGTCACCTCGGGCGATGTTTTGCACTCCGATGCGGGCCAGTGGCTTTAATTGGTCTCGATACTGGTGAGGATAAACCTGACAGTCACCCTGTGTATGCAGGCTTAGCGCAATTCGAACCTTATCGTGAAGCTCAGGGGGCATGGCTGGCCAAAGTGCTCACTCAGCCAGAGATTGCGAGTGCGCCTTATCTGGTGGTGCATTGTCATATCCCGCTGTTCGGAAATCGGCGTAAAGATTCCGTGGAAGGTCAAATGGAGTTCGCCCGATTCTGCGAGCAGGGGCAGAAGTTCTGGTTGCCGCATTTAGAGAAAGCGAAAGCCCAACTGGTCATCAGCGGGCATACGCACAAGCATCGATTCATGCCGGCTGAGAATGGTCAGGCGATGGCACAGCTCATTGGAGGTTCGCCCAATCTACCGTTAGCCACCGTGATTCTCGGGGAAGCCACCTCCGAACGACTGCAGGTAACCGCCTTGCAGATGGATGGGCAGACTCTGGGAACATGGACTTTCCCACCCAGAAATCCTGCATAA
- a CDS encoding NHL domain-containing protein has translation MRLAALCVLLSLFASAEFNVVHAGEVKTILGSGKDGFNGDQQPFRETNSGQPFGLVIGPDGALYFCEYTGHIIRRLDLEKQTVTTIAGTPGKKGFAGDGGPATKALMNEPHELRFTPAGDIVIADMRTHTIRKIDGKTGMISTLAGTGTAGFSGDGGPAEKAQLNMPHSIQIDPAGDLLICDTGNHRVRKVDMKTGLISTAYGTGEKKPAKDGDPQVGTPLNGPRSIDFTPDGDMILALREGNAVYRFPKGEAKLVHIAGVGGKPSLVGDGIDARKAILGAPKGAAVDVNGDIYLADTETHTIRVIRAKTGLIETVIGDGKAGDGPDGDAKTCRLNRPHGVFITKEGLLLVGDSSNNKIRVLPLR, from the coding sequence ATGCGGCTGGCTGCACTATGTGTGCTCCTGAGCCTCTTTGCATCTGCTGAGTTCAATGTGGTCCATGCAGGCGAAGTCAAAACAATCCTTGGATCAGGCAAAGATGGATTCAATGGCGATCAGCAGCCATTCCGGGAGACCAACAGTGGCCAACCGTTTGGACTGGTGATTGGCCCGGATGGCGCTTTGTATTTCTGTGAATATACAGGTCATATCATTCGCCGCCTCGATCTGGAAAAGCAGACGGTGACGACCATTGCCGGGACTCCAGGCAAAAAAGGATTTGCCGGTGATGGCGGCCCGGCGACAAAGGCCTTGATGAACGAACCACATGAACTCCGTTTCACTCCCGCAGGGGATATCGTCATTGCCGATATGCGCACGCATACCATCCGCAAGATTGATGGCAAAACGGGCATGATTTCCACGCTGGCAGGCACAGGAACCGCCGGATTCAGTGGTGATGGTGGGCCAGCCGAAAAAGCTCAATTGAATATGCCACATTCCATTCAAATCGATCCAGCTGGCGATCTGTTGATCTGCGATACCGGGAACCATCGTGTTCGCAAGGTCGATATGAAAACGGGCCTGATCTCGACCGCTTACGGAACCGGCGAAAAGAAACCTGCCAAAGATGGTGATCCGCAGGTGGGCACACCCCTCAATGGCCCGCGCAGTATCGATTTCACTCCCGACGGAGACATGATTCTCGCGCTACGCGAAGGGAACGCGGTCTATCGTTTTCCCAAGGGAGAAGCCAAACTCGTCCACATCGCCGGTGTGGGTGGTAAGCCATCTTTAGTCGGTGATGGGATTGATGCCCGCAAAGCCATTCTCGGTGCCCCCAAGGGAGCGGCTGTCGATGTTAATGGCGACATTTATCTCGCCGATACCGAAACACACACGATTCGCGTGATTCGAGCGAAGACCGGCCTGATTGAAACAGTTATCGGTGATGGCAAAGCCGGTGATGGCCCGGACGGAGATGCAAAGACCTGCCGCCTCAACCGGCCCCATGGTGTGTTCATTACCAAAGAGGGTTTGCTGCTGGTCGGTGACAGTTCGAACAATAAGATTCGTGTCCTCCCATTACGTTAA
- the queA gene encoding tRNA preQ1(34) S-adenosylmethionine ribosyltransferase-isomerase QueA, with protein sequence MSSSPDFESLSTYDYELPPELIAQHPLPERDASRMLVIHRSKGMIEHRFIKELPLFLKPHDLIVVNNSKVVPARLQGVRASTSGKWEGLFLGVTTSGEWQIIGQTRGRLQSGEWITIPVPATHVESTESRQHPDLQLQLIERGEGGIWKACPQSQVSTWDLLEQYGSMPLPPYIHRDDEEVEDRVRYQTIFSGPQGSVAAPTAGLHFTPALRDRCAASGAKFAEVTLHVGMGTFRPVSSERIAEHKMHTETCELSEDVARKIQSTRSQGGKVLAIGTTSARTLESAARKVGVGLPWQGETNLFLRPPCEFLQVEALLTNFHVPKSTLLMLVCAMAGYDLTMQAYQEAVEQRYRFLSYGDCMLIL encoded by the coding sequence ATGTCGTCCTCCCCAGATTTTGAGTCACTTTCGACTTACGATTATGAACTTCCTCCGGAACTGATTGCACAGCATCCTTTGCCCGAGCGAGACGCCTCTCGCATGCTGGTCATACATCGTTCGAAAGGCATGATCGAGCATCGGTTCATTAAAGAGCTGCCGCTGTTCCTTAAACCCCACGATCTGATTGTGGTCAACAACAGCAAAGTCGTACCTGCCCGATTACAGGGTGTGAGAGCTTCCACTAGCGGCAAATGGGAAGGACTTTTTCTGGGAGTAACAACCTCCGGAGAGTGGCAGATCATCGGGCAGACTCGCGGACGACTTCAATCTGGGGAGTGGATCACGATTCCTGTTCCAGCCACTCATGTCGAAAGTACAGAAAGTCGTCAGCACCCCGACCTTCAATTGCAGTTGATCGAACGTGGAGAGGGTGGCATCTGGAAAGCATGTCCTCAGAGTCAAGTTTCTACCTGGGATCTGCTTGAGCAATATGGAAGCATGCCTCTGCCACCCTACATTCATAGAGATGACGAAGAGGTGGAAGATCGGGTCCGCTATCAGACGATTTTTTCCGGGCCTCAAGGCTCGGTCGCAGCACCTACCGCTGGACTGCATTTTACTCCTGCACTGAGAGATCGATGTGCTGCTTCCGGAGCGAAATTTGCGGAAGTCACGCTGCATGTCGGCATGGGGACATTCCGCCCCGTCAGCAGTGAGCGGATCGCCGAGCATAAGATGCATACAGAAACCTGCGAGCTGTCTGAAGACGTGGCACGAAAAATCCAATCCACAAGATCTCAGGGAGGGAAGGTCCTGGCAATTGGGACAACCTCCGCGCGAACCTTGGAATCGGCTGCGAGAAAAGTGGGTGTGGGTTTACCTTGGCAGGGCGAAACGAATCTCTTCCTCAGGCCACCTTGTGAGTTTCTGCAGGTGGAGGCTCTACTGACGAACTTTCATGTTCCCAAATCGACGCTGTTAATGCTGGTCTGCGCCATGGCAGGCTATGACCTGACGATGCAGGCCTACCAAGAGGCCGTCGAACAGCGATATCGCTTCCTCAGTTACGGCGACTGCATGCTCATTCTGTAA
- a CDS encoding glycosyltransferase, with translation MTHSPRPRILMIITELDRGGAEQQFVQLAIGLLHKGWEVRVVCLGPRAELCDQLEEQGIVPRCLGARSVWSTLSVLKQLVENIRSFQPEIIQTYLFHANILGRLAAFRAGRSIVVCGLRVAERQAHWHGWVEWLTASLVTRWVCVSEGVRQHAAKNWKLDQTRLVVIPNGIDIDRWKNAIPFTRADLDLPADAIMLFSAGRLDVQKGMDTLLKAFGKVAPEWPSLHLVIAGEGPLRRELELHKGTQGPASGRVHFLGQRNDIPRLMATCDLFVLASRWEGMPNALLEAMATGKPCVATNAEGSSELLGYGQRGEHSQRGWLVPVDDSLALAAAIDEALSSESRCTDLANSAQAYIEKQLTTQAMISAYNFLYGQLLEVSPPALSTSIN, from the coding sequence ATGACCCACAGCCCTCGCCCTCGAATTCTGATGATCATCACGGAACTTGACCGGGGTGGTGCCGAGCAACAGTTCGTGCAACTGGCCATCGGCTTACTGCACAAAGGCTGGGAGGTGCGGGTAGTTTGCCTAGGGCCACGGGCCGAGCTTTGCGATCAACTCGAAGAGCAGGGGATTGTTCCTCGCTGTCTGGGTGCCAGGAGCGTCTGGTCAACGCTGTCCGTTCTCAAGCAGTTGGTTGAGAATATCCGCAGCTTTCAGCCAGAAATTATTCAGACATATCTGTTCCATGCCAATATTCTGGGGCGTCTGGCGGCTTTCAGAGCAGGGCGATCAATTGTCGTTTGCGGTCTACGAGTCGCAGAGCGGCAAGCCCATTGGCATGGCTGGGTCGAATGGCTCACAGCTTCGCTGGTGACTCGATGGGTTTGTGTCAGTGAGGGCGTCCGTCAACACGCTGCGAAAAACTGGAAGCTCGACCAGACAAGGCTCGTTGTCATTCCCAATGGAATTGACATCGACCGCTGGAAAAACGCCATCCCATTCACCAGAGCAGATCTCGACCTCCCCGCCGATGCTATCATGCTCTTTTCTGCTGGGAGGCTGGATGTGCAGAAGGGGATGGACACATTGCTCAAGGCGTTTGGAAAAGTGGCCCCTGAATGGCCCAGTCTTCATCTGGTGATTGCTGGTGAAGGACCGCTAAGAAGAGAGCTCGAACTTCACAAAGGTACTCAAGGTCCAGCCAGTGGTCGGGTCCATTTTCTTGGCCAGAGAAATGACATTCCTCGCCTGATGGCCACTTGCGATCTTTTCGTGCTGGCATCGCGCTGGGAGGGAATGCCCAATGCACTGCTCGAAGCAATGGCCACCGGCAAGCCCTGTGTGGCCACCAACGCCGAAGGGAGTTCAGAACTCCTCGGGTATGGCCAGCGGGGCGAACATAGCCAGCGGGGCTGGCTGGTCCCCGTCGATGATTCACTGGCTCTGGCGGCCGCCATTGATGAGGCGCTCAGCAGCGAGTCTCGATGCACCGACCTCGCAAACTCGGCGCAAGCATATATTGAAAAACAGCTTACAACACAGGCGATGATTTCTGCCTACAATTTTTTGTACGGGCAATTGCTGGAAGTGAGCCCACCAGCACTCTCAACGTCGATCAACTGA